One window of Streptomyces sp. SUK 48 genomic DNA carries:
- the folK gene encoding 2-amino-4-hydroxy-6-hydroxymethyldihydropteridine diphosphokinase, producing MTRPFVQGHSDPTVQPVPASVVERVDAADTTLQNPKWAVISIGSNLGNRLETLQGAVDALEDTPGVRVKAVSPVYETEPWGVEPGSQPSYFNAVVALKTTLPPSSLLERGHAIEEAFNRVRDERWAPRTLDVDIVAYADVTSDDPQLTLPHPRAHERAFVLAPWHDVDPGAQVPGRGTVADLLAAVTREGVEPRADLELRLPE from the coding sequence ATGACCCGACCTTTCGTCCAGGGTCACAGTGACCCGACCGTCCAGCCGGTGCCCGCCTCGGTCGTCGAGCGGGTGGACGCGGCGGACACCACCCTCCAGAACCCCAAGTGGGCCGTGATCTCCATCGGTTCCAACCTCGGCAACCGCCTGGAGACCCTCCAGGGCGCCGTGGACGCGCTGGAGGACACGCCCGGCGTCCGGGTGAAGGCCGTGTCGCCGGTCTACGAGACGGAGCCCTGGGGCGTCGAGCCCGGCAGCCAGCCGTCGTACTTCAACGCGGTGGTGGCCCTGAAGACCACCCTGCCGCCGTCCTCCCTGCTGGAGCGGGGGCACGCCATCGAGGAGGCGTTCAACCGCGTCCGCGACGAGCGCTGGGCCCCGCGCACCCTGGACGTGGACATCGTCGCCTACGCCGATGTCACCTCCGACGACCCGCAGCTGACCCTGCCCCACCCGCGCGCCCACGAGCGCGCCTTCGTGCTCGCTCCCTGGCACGACGTGGACCCCGGTGCCCAGGTGCCCGGCCGCGGCACCGTGGCCGACCTGCTCGCCGCCGTCACCCGTGAAGGTGTCGAGCCGCGCGCGGACCTGGAACTCCGACTGCCCGAGTAG
- the folP gene encoding dihydropteroate synthase, which produces MNNHSGRGRVAGLPAWDRCAVMGVVNVTPDSFSDGGRWFDTTAAVKHGLDLVAEGADLVDVGGESTRPGATRVDEAEELRRVVPVVRGLASEGVVVSVDTMRASVAARALEAGAALVNDVSGGLADPEMIPVVADAGAPFVVMHWRGLLEGATVHGVYDDVVGEVVDELRARVDAVLAGGIAPDRIVLDPGLGFSKEAEHDLALLARLDRLTALGHPLLVAASRKRFLGRVLAGPGGAPPPARERDAATAAVSALAAQAGAWAVRVHEVRATADAVRVARAVEAARQADRTTDGAR; this is translated from the coding sequence ATGAACAACCACAGCGGGCGCGGCCGAGTGGCGGGCCTTCCGGCATGGGACCGGTGCGCGGTCATGGGGGTCGTGAACGTCACCCCCGATTCCTTCTCCGACGGCGGCCGCTGGTTCGACACCACCGCGGCCGTCAAGCACGGCCTCGACCTGGTCGCCGAGGGCGCCGACCTGGTGGACGTGGGCGGCGAGTCCACCCGTCCGGGCGCCACCCGGGTGGACGAGGCGGAGGAGCTGCGGCGGGTCGTCCCCGTCGTGCGCGGACTCGCCTCCGAGGGTGTCGTGGTCTCCGTCGACACCATGCGCGCCTCGGTCGCGGCCCGGGCCCTGGAAGCCGGCGCGGCCCTCGTCAACGACGTCAGCGGCGGGCTCGCCGACCCCGAGATGATCCCGGTGGTCGCCGACGCCGGCGCCCCCTTCGTCGTCATGCACTGGCGCGGCCTCCTGGAGGGCGCCACCGTCCACGGGGTGTACGACGACGTCGTCGGCGAAGTCGTCGACGAACTGCGCGCCCGGGTGGACGCCGTACTGGCCGGCGGCATCGCGCCCGACCGGATCGTGCTCGACCCCGGCCTCGGCTTCTCCAAGGAGGCCGAGCACGACCTCGCCCTCCTCGCCCGCCTCGACCGGCTGACCGCCCTCGGCCATCCGCTGCTGGTGGCCGCCTCCCGCAAGCGGTTCCTCGGCCGGGTCCTCGCCGGGCCCGGGGGCGCGCCGCCGCCCGCCCGGGAGCGCGACGCCGCCACCGCCGCCGTCTCCGCGCTCGCGGCGCAGGCCGGCGCCTGGGCCGTACGCGTCCACGAGGTGCGCGCCACGGCGGACGCCGTGCGGGTCGCCCGCGCGGTCGAAGCGGCCCGGCAGGCGGACCGTACGACGGACGGAGCCCGGTGA
- a CDS encoding nuclear transport factor 2 family protein has translation MSAPHTDVEQVEAANTAFYEALERGDFEEVSALWLTPADLGVDDEYHDPADSGVISCVHPGWPVLTGRGEVLRSYALIMANTDYIQFFLTDVHVSVTGDTALVTCTENILSGGPAPAEGDELGPLVGQLVVATNVFRRTPEGWKLWSHHASPVLAESDDDEADDDGANGLNPDDGPLG, from the coding sequence GTGAGCGCCCCGCACACCGACGTCGAACAGGTCGAAGCCGCCAACACCGCCTTCTACGAGGCCCTGGAGCGCGGCGACTTCGAGGAAGTCTCGGCCCTCTGGCTCACCCCCGCCGACCTGGGCGTGGACGACGAGTACCACGACCCCGCGGACAGCGGTGTGATCTCCTGCGTGCACCCGGGCTGGCCGGTGCTCACCGGGCGCGGCGAGGTCCTCAGGTCGTACGCCCTGATCATGGCGAACACCGACTACATCCAGTTCTTCCTCACCGACGTCCATGTCTCCGTCACCGGTGACACCGCGCTGGTCACCTGCACCGAGAACATCCTCAGCGGCGGACCCGCCCCGGCGGAGGGCGACGAGCTCGGGCCGCTGGTCGGTCAGCTCGTCGTCGCCACCAACGTGTTCCGGCGCACACCCGAGGGCTGGAAGCTCTGGTCGCACCACGCCTCCCCCGTGCTCGCCGAGAGCGACGACGACGAGGCCGACGACGACGGCGCGAACGGGCTGAATCCGGACGACGGCCCCCTCGGCTGA
- the folB gene encoding dihydroneopterin aldolase: protein MDRVALRGLKARGHHGVFPREREEGQTFLVDLVLGLDTRPAAADDDLTKTVHYGVVAEEVVAVVEGEPVNLVETLAERIAQTCLKHEGVEEVEVCVHKPDAPITVPFDDVTVTIIRSRV from the coding sequence GTGGATCGTGTCGCGCTGCGCGGCCTGAAGGCTCGCGGGCACCATGGCGTGTTCCCCAGGGAACGCGAGGAGGGCCAGACCTTCCTCGTGGACCTGGTCCTGGGCCTGGACACCCGGCCGGCCGCGGCCGACGACGACCTGACGAAGACCGTGCACTACGGCGTCGTGGCCGAGGAGGTCGTGGCCGTGGTCGAGGGCGAGCCGGTGAACCTCGTCGAGACCCTCGCCGAGCGGATCGCCCAGACCTGCCTGAAACACGAAGGGGTCGAGGAGGTCGAGGTGTGCGTCCACAAGCCGGACGCCCCGATCACCGTCCCCTTCGACGACGTGACCGTCACCATCATCCGGAGCCGAGTATGA